Within the Mycobacteriales bacterium genome, the region CACGGGTCCGGCGTCGCGCCGAGCAGCGCCTTCGCCTCCCGCTCGGCGTCGACCGCGGCCCGGCACTCGGCGCAGGCTCGCAGGTGGCGGGACGCGCGCTCGTCCGCGGCGGAGGACAGCATGCCGTCGACGTAGCCGACGAGCGCGTCCTCGGCCAGGTGCAGGTCGGGCAGGGTCACGACGCACCTCCCTCGGCCGCCGGCGCGATCTCGGCGGCGGGCACCCGCGGCGCGCGGTGCGCCAGCGCCTCCCGCAGCAGCACCCGGCCGCGGTGGATCCGCGAGCGGACAGTGCCGAGCTTGATGCCCAGGGTCGCCGCGATCTCCTCGTACGACAGGCCCTCGATATCGCACAGCACCACGGCGGCGCGGAAGTCCGGCGGCAGCGCGTCCAGCGCGGCCTGCACGTCCGCGTCGAAGGCCCCCTCCGCGTACACCTGCTCGGGGCTGCGTTCCCGTCCCGGCAGGCGCTCGGTGTCCTCGGGCAGCGCGTCGAACCGGATGCGCTGCCGGCGCCGGACCATGTCCAGGAACAGGTTGGTGGTGATCCGGTGCAGCCAGCCCTCGAACGTGCCGGGGGTGTAGTCGGCCAGGGACCGGAACACCCGGACGAACGTCTCCTGGGTGAGGTCCTCGGCGTCCTGCTGGTTGCCCGAGAGCCGGTAGGCGAGGCGGTAGACCCGGGCGGAGTGCTCTCGCACGACCTCATCCCAGGTCGGGGGCACCCACGTGGATGCCGAGGCGTCGATCACGGCACCTCCGGTATCCGACGCGTACGACGATGCGAACACCGCCATGGTGCCTGACCACTCCCCTCAAGCCGACCCGTGGCACCCGTTGTCTCAGCAAGCCCACAGCTCGCGTCAGCAAGCCCACAGCTTGCGGTGCCCTTTCTTGCTTCCCCCAACGTGCGGGGTGCCGCCCCCGTTCCCTGGTGTGATGCGGCTACGCTGCCGGGCGTGCCGGACAAATCGGCGGTCCTCGCCAGCCGGGAGTACGCGGAGGCCTACCTGGCCGAGGACCCGCCCCTGCAGGCCGCCCGGACCCGGGGCGCCGAGCTCGGCTGTGTCCCGATCGGCCCCGGCGGGGGCGCCGCGCTGCGGTTCCTGGCCGCGGCGACGAACGCGCGGGCCGTGGTCGAGGTCGGCACCGGCGCCGGCGTCTCCGGGCTGTGGCTGCTGCGCGGCATGCGGCCGGACGGCGTGCTCACGACCGTGGACAAGGACCCGGAACACCAGCGGGCGGCGCGGCAGGCGTTCGCCGAGGCCGGCATCCCCTCCGGCCGGGCCCGGCTGATCGGCGGCAACGCGCTGGAGGTCCTCCCCCGCCTCGCCGACGGCGGGTACGACCTGGTCTTCATCGACGCGGCCAAGCCCGAGTACGGCGACTACCTCACCGAGGCGCTGCGGCTGCTGCGCCCGGGCGGCGTGGTCGCGTTCGACGACGTGCTCTGGCACGACAAGGTCGCCGACCCGGCCCAGCGCGACCCCGAGACCGTGGCGATGCGCGACCTCGGCCGCGCGATCCGCGACGACGAGCGCCTGGTCCCGGTCCTCCTCCACGCCGGCGACGGCCTGCTCGCCGCGGTGAAGAAGGCCTGACCGACGGCCTGCTCGCCGCCGTCAAGAAGGCCTGACCGGCGCCGCCGGTCACGGCCTGCTCGATCGGGCGACCGCGCGTCCTGACGGGCCGCGGGCCGGCATCTCGCGCCGGGGTCCGGGGCGCCCCCGGAGGCTCAGAGCACCTTCGAGAGGAACGAGCGGGTGCGCTCGTGCTTGGGGCTGCCGAGCACGTCCCGCGGCTGCCCGGCCTCGACCACCACGCCGCCGTCCATGAAGACAAGCTGGTCGCCGACCTCGCGGGCGAAGCCCATCTCGTGGGTGACCACGACCATCGTCATGCCGCTCTCGGCCAGCCCGCGCATCACGTCCAGCACCTCGCCGACCAGCTCCGGGTCCAGCGCCGAGGTCGGCTCGTCGAAGAGCATCAGCTTCGGCCGCATGCACAGCGCCCGGGCGATCGCCACCCGCTGCTGCTGACCGCCGGACAGCTGCCGCGGGTACGCGTCGTGCTTGTCGCCGAGGCCGACCCGGTCCAGCAGCTCGCGGGCCCGGGCGACGGCCTCCTTCTTCGGCTCCCGCTTCACCTTCAGCGGCGCCTCGATGAGGTTGCCGAGCACGGTCATGTGCGGGAACAGGTTGAAGTGCTGGAAGACCATGCCGACGTCGACGCGCTGCGTGGCGATCTCGGACTCGCGCAGCTCGTGCAGCTTGTCGCCGCGCTGCCGGTAGCCGACCAGGACGCCGTCGACGTACAGCCGGCCGGAGTTGATCTGCTCCAGGTGGTTGATGCAACGCAGGAACGTGGACTTGCCCGAGCCGGATGGCCCGATCACGCACATCACCGAGCCGGAGGCGACGGTGAGGTCGATGCCCTTGAGCACCTCGAGCCGGCCGTAGCGCTTGTGCACGCCCTCGGACAGCACCATCGGCGGCGGGGTCGCGGTCACAGGCCGTGCCCGCTGCCGCCGGGATCTGTCCAGCCGCCGGGTCCGCGGGCGCCCGGGACGACGTCCGCGCCGCGGGCCGGCGGCGGCCGCATTCCCCGCAGTCGGGCCCGCAGCCGCTCCAGCGGGGTCGGCGGCAGCTGCCGCGAGCTGCCCCGGGCGTAGTACCGCTCGAGGTAGTACTGCCCGACCATC harbors:
- the sigE gene encoding RNA polymerase sigma factor SigE, giving the protein MAVFASSYASDTGGAVIDASASTWVPPTWDEVVREHSARVYRLAYRLSGNQQDAEDLTQETFVRVFRSLADYTPGTFEGWLHRITTNLFLDMVRRRQRIRFDALPEDTERLPGRERSPEQVYAEGAFDADVQAALDALPPDFRAAVVLCDIEGLSYEEIAATLGIKLGTVRSRIHRGRVLLREALAHRAPRVPAAEIAPAAEGGAS
- a CDS encoding O-methyltransferase gives rise to the protein MPDKSAVLASREYAEAYLAEDPPLQAARTRGAELGCVPIGPGGGAALRFLAAATNARAVVEVGTGAGVSGLWLLRGMRPDGVLTTVDKDPEHQRAARQAFAEAGIPSGRARLIGGNALEVLPRLADGGYDLVFIDAAKPEYGDYLTEALRLLRPGGVVAFDDVLWHDKVADPAQRDPETVAMRDLGRAIRDDERLVPVLLHAGDGLLAAVKKA
- a CDS encoding amino acid ABC transporter ATP-binding protein → MVLSEGVHKRYGRLEVLKGIDLTVASGSVMCVIGPSGSGKSTFLRCINHLEQINSGRLYVDGVLVGYRQRGDKLHELRESEIATQRVDVGMVFQHFNLFPHMTVLGNLIEAPLKVKREPKKEAVARARELLDRVGLGDKHDAYPRQLSGGQQQRVAIARALCMRPKLMLFDEPTSALDPELVGEVLDVMRGLAESGMTMVVVTHEMGFAREVGDQLVFMDGGVVVEAGQPRDVLGSPKHERTRSFLSKVL